A window of the Streptomyces luomodiensis genome harbors these coding sequences:
- a CDS encoding M6 family metalloprotease domain-containing protein encodes MFLRRRHARRLTVVATLLATAAALAAGPARATPDGTPSAGPARPPLVRPIDPQNWRNPDDMTWADYRAVPGTHWADPTVEPTRRTFKGALVLLDYPDEEFTVSQPAGSTLFGNPQPSASDVPRDRLPRFYQDFLNKPGPLNHGHTINEYWMEDSGGRIGVELTAFGVYRMPDPSYRYGVENSMNPGACPAGDTCGKDIRADGRAAWVADVGAGEADAFDFVFYLTAGQDESSTWQEFGPMKFPGAQDIPAAWGPPNPAGDNSARTRYVPWTSWQAAARIWPNASNGSSVQAESSGMAVYAHELSHILGIADNYNNPYGTPLSRAYTGIWSMLSRGSFNGPGGPHSRWRIPATAGGSMGSQHVLRDKLKLGIVDDKNVLRLDRDALKSSGLVVARVTARSAPPGEKGLSGVNIALGDDLSPPCDLATDPLCDGGGYDNYTVEVVDRMGMDSFTPDHGVLLAKTKDEDRAPFAWVVDAHPEDIDLVDFHRPDGTAQKITMGDYRQLSDALFHAGADSGSQYEYLDPANRLHFYVLDLERDRSGVLSYTVAVRSLDGAGPQRRDLTLHRGQATGDASRSRAVCTFGLDNTTRATGGPAGAPATSVDSDVYRLSAKAVGRGWSAWLPNRLATARAGGSVDVEVAVAAEQDAARQGTVVLTARSESDPHRTAKALCRLSGHR; translated from the coding sequence TTGTTCCTCCGCCGAAGACACGCCCGCCGGCTGACCGTCGTCGCCACCCTGCTCGCCACCGCGGCGGCCCTCGCCGCCGGACCCGCGCGGGCCACCCCCGACGGCACACCGTCGGCCGGCCCTGCCCGGCCACCGCTGGTACGGCCGATCGACCCGCAGAACTGGCGCAACCCCGACGACATGACCTGGGCCGACTACCGTGCGGTCCCCGGAACACACTGGGCGGATCCCACCGTCGAGCCCACCCGGCGCACCTTCAAGGGCGCGCTGGTGCTCCTGGACTACCCCGACGAGGAGTTCACGGTCAGCCAGCCGGCCGGGTCCACCCTGTTCGGCAATCCGCAGCCCAGCGCCTCCGATGTCCCCCGCGACCGCCTCCCCCGCTTCTACCAGGACTTCCTCAACAAACCGGGGCCACTCAACCACGGCCACACCATCAACGAGTACTGGATGGAGGACTCCGGGGGCCGCATCGGTGTCGAGCTGACCGCCTTCGGTGTGTACCGCATGCCGGACCCGTCCTACCGTTACGGCGTCGAGAACTCGATGAACCCGGGCGCCTGCCCGGCCGGGGACACCTGCGGCAAGGACATCCGGGCCGACGGCAGGGCCGCCTGGGTGGCCGATGTCGGCGCCGGCGAGGCGGACGCGTTCGACTTCGTCTTCTATCTCACCGCCGGACAGGACGAGTCGTCCACCTGGCAGGAGTTCGGCCCGATGAAGTTCCCCGGCGCACAGGACATACCGGCCGCCTGGGGCCCGCCGAACCCCGCGGGCGACAACTCCGCCCGGACCCGCTATGTGCCGTGGACGTCCTGGCAGGCCGCCGCCCGTATCTGGCCCAACGCCTCGAACGGGTCGTCCGTGCAGGCCGAGAGCTCCGGTATGGCGGTGTACGCCCATGAACTCAGCCACATCCTGGGCATCGCGGACAACTACAACAACCCGTACGGCACCCCCCTCAGCCGCGCCTACACCGGCATCTGGAGCATGCTCTCCCGCGGCTCCTTCAACGGCCCCGGCGGCCCGCACAGCCGCTGGCGGATCCCGGCCACGGCCGGGGGCTCGATGGGCTCCCAGCATGTGCTGCGCGACAAGCTGAAGCTCGGCATCGTCGACGACAAGAACGTCCTGCGGCTGGACCGGGACGCCCTGAAGAGCTCCGGCCTCGTCGTCGCCCGGGTCACCGCACGCTCGGCGCCACCGGGCGAGAAGGGGCTCTCCGGAGTCAACATCGCCCTGGGCGACGATCTCTCACCGCCCTGCGACCTCGCCACCGACCCCCTGTGCGACGGCGGCGGCTACGACAACTACACCGTCGAGGTCGTCGACCGCATGGGCATGGACTCCTTCACCCCGGACCACGGGGTGCTGCTCGCCAAGACCAAGGACGAGGACCGGGCCCCGTTCGCCTGGGTGGTCGACGCTCATCCCGAGGACATCGACCTGGTGGACTTCCACCGCCCCGACGGTACCGCCCAGAAGATCACCATGGGCGACTACCGGCAGCTCAGCGATGCGCTGTTCCACGCCGGAGCCGACTCCGGCAGCCAGTACGAGTACCTCGACCCGGCCAACCGGCTGCACTTCTACGTGCTCGACCTCGAGCGTGACAGGTCCGGAGTGCTCTCGTACACCGTCGCCGTGCGGTCCCTCGACGGCGCCGGACCGCAGCGCCGCGATCTGACGCTGCACCGCGGCCAGGCCACGGGGGACGCCTCCCGCTCCCGGGCCGTGTGCACCTTCGGCCTCGACAACACCACACGCGCCACCGGCGGACCGGCCGGTGCGCCCGCCACCTCGGTGGACTCGGATGTCTACCGGCTGTCGGCGAAGGCCGTCGGCCGGGGCTGGTCCGCCTGGCTGCCCAACCGTCTCGCCACCGCCAGGGCAGGTGGATCGGTGGATGTCGAGGTGGCCGTGGCCGCGGAACAGGACGCCGCACGGCAGGGCACGGTGGTTCTCACCGCCCGTTCCGAAAGCGATCCGCACCGGACCGCCAAGGCGCTGTGCCGGCTGTCGGGCCACCGGTAG
- a CDS encoding M28 family metallopeptidase — protein MSGWPALEKYIDRAPTSKEMMSWIELIVSQGIRRAGYPADSWTEEWAAEQFREIGLADVRLEPLATPIWRPRSAAFEIWPAGRADELIRFEGLALPYTTPTEGTEGRLVRMADGEVRGSIAVQEIGFTRLPQTEVQARATGSYDPEGVFPDLVQTVPFDLPHVLDFDIAIKDGATAYVGLLTGLPWETSDFYWPYDAEPRSVPGIWLSGKDGRRVRELMASGECEGRIVSDATITEETTHNVVGTLPGASDHWVIVGSHHDGPWASAVEDASGVALVLAQARFWASVPQELRPHNMLFVLTSGHMAGAAGTQAFIAAHPELFPQVVLEMHLEHAARQADVVDGEVVPTDDPEVRWWFTTEAPELERLVAESLAAEDLRRSWILSPTAFAPNPATDGAYFYYTGVPLVQLITTPMYIFDPRDTPDKVDEQSLVPLTKGAARIIAGTAGCEPDTLRVPIQTAKADETR, from the coding sequence ATGAGCGGCTGGCCCGCGCTGGAGAAGTACATCGATCGGGCACCCACGTCGAAGGAGATGATGTCCTGGATCGAGTTGATCGTCAGCCAGGGCATCCGCCGCGCCGGTTATCCGGCCGACAGCTGGACCGAGGAGTGGGCCGCGGAACAGTTCCGGGAGATCGGGCTGGCGGACGTCCGGCTGGAGCCGCTGGCCACGCCGATCTGGCGGCCGCGGTCCGCCGCCTTCGAGATCTGGCCCGCCGGCCGGGCCGATGAGCTCATCCGTTTCGAGGGACTCGCGCTGCCGTACACCACCCCGACCGAGGGCACCGAGGGTCGGCTGGTGCGGATGGCGGACGGGGAGGTGCGGGGTTCCATCGCGGTCCAGGAGATCGGCTTCACCCGCCTGCCGCAGACCGAGGTGCAGGCCCGCGCCACCGGCTCCTACGATCCCGAGGGCGTGTTCCCCGACCTCGTGCAGACCGTGCCGTTCGACCTCCCCCATGTGCTGGACTTCGACATCGCCATCAAGGACGGCGCCACGGCCTATGTCGGCCTGCTCACCGGACTGCCCTGGGAGACCAGCGACTTCTACTGGCCCTATGACGCCGAACCGCGTTCCGTCCCCGGCATCTGGCTGAGCGGCAAGGACGGACGGCGGGTCCGCGAGCTGATGGCGTCGGGGGAGTGCGAGGGGCGGATCGTCTCCGATGCCACCATCACCGAGGAAACCACCCACAATGTGGTGGGCACACTGCCCGGCGCCTCCGACCACTGGGTGATCGTCGGATCCCACCATGACGGTCCCTGGGCGTCGGCCGTGGAGGACGCCTCCGGGGTCGCGCTCGTCCTGGCGCAGGCCAGGTTCTGGGCGTCGGTGCCCCAGGAACTGCGGCCGCACAACATGCTGTTCGTGCTGACGTCCGGCCATATGGCGGGCGCCGCGGGCACACAGGCGTTCATCGCCGCCCATCCCGAGCTGTTTCCCCAGGTCGTGCTGGAAATGCATCTGGAACACGCGGCACGTCAGGCGGATGTGGTCGACGGAGAGGTCGTGCCCACCGACGACCCCGAGGTGCGCTGGTGGTTCACCACTGAGGCGCCCGAGCTGGAGCGGCTGGTGGCCGAGTCCCTGGCGGCGGAGGACCTGCGCCGCTCGTGGATTCTGTCGCCGACCGCCTTCGCGCCGAACCCGGCCACCGACGGCGCCTACTTCTACTACACGGGCGTGCCGCTGGTGCAGCTGATCACCACGCCCATGTACATCTTCGATCCGCGGGACACCCCGGACAAGGTGGACGAGCAGAGCCTGGTGCCGCTCACCAAGGGGGCGGCGCGGATCATCGCCGGTACGGCGGGCTGCGAGCCCGACACCCTCCGGGTGCCCATCCAGACGGCCAAGGCCGACGAGACGCGATAG